The genomic stretch TTAACAATTAAAATAGTGGCCATGAAACTAAGATGGACTTGAAAAAAGCAAAGAGGGGAGTCATAATTAACAAATATATATACTAAAGCTACCGCCTAATTGTTTGGTAGTTTTTAGCCCGTACTATTGATTATTTTTCACTTTCTTTAGAGCTCACGTCTGCTCAAAGAGCGACAATTGACTTACCAAATATAAAAAGCGATCTCAAGATTTAAAGCTCGAGATCGCTTTTTAAAAATTCCCTTTGAAATCTATAACACTAGTGCCAATCTTTATAGTACAATTGCCAAACTTCATTGTGACCGACAACTAACTTAAACATCCAAGTTCTTTACATCCTTAGCATGTTCCTCGATGAACTTGCGGCGGGGTTCTACCTTGTCACCCATCAAAATTGAGAATATCTCGTCAGCGACCATAGCGTCTTCTAATTTTACTTGCAGAATGGTCCGTCCTTCGGGGTTCATGGTAGTCTCCCAAAGTTGCTCAGGGTTCATTTCACCTAAGCCTTTGTAACGCTGAACATTTATTCCTTCCCGGCCAATCCTAGCCAATAAGGTGTCGAGTTCTTCGTCACTGTATAAATACCAGCTTTCACGGCCTTTTTTTACTAAGTAAAGCGGCGGCTGGGCGATATATACGCGGCCGGCTTCGAGCAAAGGCTGCATATAACGATAGAAGAAAGTCAACAATAATGTCCGAATATGCGCTCCGTCAACGTCAGCATCTGTCATAATTATGATTTTGCCATAACGGCTTTTTTCAAGGTCAAACTCTTCGCCGATGCCATTGCCAAAAGCAGTTATCATAGCCCGAATTTCTTCATTGCTTAATATCCTATCAAGACGGGCCTTTTCAACATTGAGAATTTTGCCGCGCAGCGGTAGGATCGCCTGAAATCTCCGGTCGCGGCCCTGTTTGGCACTGCCGCCGGCGCTTTCACCTTCGACGAGATATATTTCAGCCGACATGGGATCTTTGGTTGAACAGTCAGCCAATTTGCCTGGAAGTGAACTAACCTCCAGCGCGTTCTTCCGTCTGGTAAGTTCGCGGGCCTTGCGGGCTGCCTCACGGGCCCGCGAAGCCATAATTGTTTTTTCAATGATTTTCTTTGTAACAGCCGGATTTTCTTCGAAAAACTCATTTAAGCCTTCGGAGAGAATACTGTCAACAATCCCGCGGACTTCACTGTTACCAAGCTTGGTTTTTGTCTGACCTTCAAACTGCGGTTCCTGAATCTTAACACTGATAACAGCGGTAAGACCTTCTCTAATATCTTCGCCGCTTAAGTTTTCATCATTTTCCTTAAGCAGATTCAAACGGCGGGCGTAGTCATTAACAGACCTCGTCAAACCTATTTTAAACCCGCTGAGGTGAGTACCGCCTTCTTGGGTATTTATATTATTTACAAAGCTAAAAATATTTTCGACATAGCTATCGTTATATTGAATGGCTATCTCAACAAGGGTAGTATCCCGCGAACCGGTTAGATAAATTGGCGAGGCATGCAGGACATCTTTAGTTTTATTGAGATGTTCAACAAATGATATAATCCCGCCTTCGTAGTGGAAGGTCTCTTTTTGGCCATTTCGTTCATCTGTGAGGGTAATGTTTATACCTTTATTTAAAAAAGCTAATTCGCGTAAACGCTGTTTTAAGGTGTCAAAACTATATACCGTCTCTTCAAAAATATCAGGATCAGGTTTAAAAGTAACCTTGGTTCCCGTTGTCTCAGTTGTTCCGGTTATCGTTAAAGGCAATACCGTATAACCTCGTTCGAACCGGATAGCATGAATTTTGCCGTCGCGCTTAACTTCGACTTGAAGATAAGAACTCAGGGCGTTAACAACTGAAACACCGACGCCATGCAGACCCCCGGAAACCTTATAGCCTTCGCCACCGAATTTTCCGCCGGCATGAAGGACTGTCAAAACAACTTCAACCGCCGGTTTGCCGGTTTCATGCATATCAACCGGAATCCCGCGGCCATTATCAGTAACAGTTATACTATTATCTTGGTGAATAAGTACTTCTATGGTATCACAGTAACCGGCCAGCGCCTCGTCAATACTGTTATCGACGACTTCATATACCAAATGGTGCAATCCCCGCGCTGATGTACTGCCTATGTACATACCCGGGCGCTTACGTACAGCCTCCAACCCTTCTAGTACTTGAATTTGCCCGGCTCCATAATTGCCGTTAACCGTTACATCTTCATTTATACTCATTTCCTACCCCCGATTATATATCGTCCTCTTCACCTGTTTCTGCGAAATTACCAGCCCGCTTTTTAAGTGTAAGAGAAGAAATTGCAGAAAGATAGACCCCTCTATCGGTAACGATAAAGCTTTTAGGATGATTGGATGATATATCTATAACCTGCTTTTTTTCTCTCATATGTTTTATAAAATTACGGTTAGTGCTAGATCGGACCGATTTAAAATCGGTAATGGCGATGACATCTGATAAAGGAATTACAGTATCAGCTCCTAGATGCAGAAACATGATTCTTCCTCCTGAATCTCTTGAGAGTATTATTTACTAAAGCATCGGTTATTTGCTCTGGTTGAATTCCAGTAGCCAGCATCACCAGTGTCAATTCTTTGATTCTATCGTTTTGTTCGCCGGAAATCTCGTTAACAAGCGCGCTAATCAAACGGTTTTTAACCTCTTTAAAATCGTCAAAACTGGCATCAATATGCTTTCTTAGCTCGCTATAGCCTAACCATGGATTCTCAATCAGTATTGTATATATTTCTTCCCTGATCCTTTGCTTATGATTAAGCTTACAGGTAAAACAGAAGGTTTCCTCAGGCGGGCACAATACACTGCAATCCAGGCATTTATGCCATTTACCGTTATGCCTAGCTTTTTTTAGTTTTAAGTCACTTTTAATGATGTTCTTTAATTTTGTCTGTAAATCAGCATCACCGACTGATTTGACCAAGTCATTTACATTTTTCAGCTCAGTGGCTTCAAGCTTGATATTATGTAATTTTATCTCATTTTCGCCAGCTTGACCAGCATTTTCTTGATTCTGGTTATCTTTTAAATATCCTGCTTGGAACCTGATATCCTTTATTAAATTATCCCCAATAAAGGCATTAATCTTATTAATTATATCTTGTTTCATCATTGAGAGGTGATGAGACCAGGTCGAGCTGCTAACAGCGACTAAGAGTAAATCCCGCTGAACGGTAAGGGGTTTAGCATTAGCCGCTATCTTATCACCTACAATTTTCCGCCAATGATATATGGCCGACTCAGCATTATAGCGCTTGGTAATGCCGAGTTTTTTTATTGTTAACGGCAATAGTTGATCTAACCTCTGCATAGCCGTCACTTCCAATCAAATTGTTGAACTTGTCCTTCGACAACAGAATAGTATTTTCCCATCTTATGTTCAGAAAAATACTTAGGCTCGGTTGCAGTTATAAATGTCTGAATTCGGTCTTTTATAAACGATAATAACTGTTCCCGGCGGGATGCGTCAAGTTCACTCATTACATCATCTAAGAGCAGTACAGGGTATTCACCTGTTTCAGACTTGATAAATTCAATTTCGGCAAGTTTTACTGCCAATACTCCGGTACGCTGCTGACCTTGGGACCCGAAATTTCTCAAATTAACACCGTTAACAGCAAAAACCAGATCATCGCGATGCGGTCCGACGCTTGTACTGCCGCGGGCAATATCAACACTCCGATTCTCGTACATTTGCTGGCGATACCATTCCTGCAAGTTATCAACAGGCTTGGTAATACCGCTTTGCAAATACGAAATGGTCAAATTCTCCCGGCTGTTTGTAATTTTACGGTGCATTAGATTGGCTAGCATAGCAAGCTTTTTCAGCGCCGACTGCCTTTTTTCAATAATTATGGCGGCTGAAAGAGCTAACTGCTCATCCCATGTCTCTAGCATTGCTGCCTTAGCGCGATTTTCCCGGATTTTTTTCAACAAATTGTTGCGCTGTGATACGATCCGGTTATATTGCAGTAAATTACGATAATAGGATGGGCTAGCCTGCGATATCTCACTATCCAGAAACTTGCGGCGATTGGCCGGAACCCCTTTTATGAGCATTAAATCTTCGGGAGAAAACATTACGGCGTTAAGGTGGCCAATAAGTTCACGGGTCTTTATAGTATGACCATTTAGTATTATTTCCTTATTATGGTTACTTATGAATTTAAATACTAATTTATTTTCAATATCCTGTCTGGTAAAGGTCAAGTGGATTGACCCGCCGGGCTGCTGCCAGCGAATTAATTCATTATCAGTGTTTGTCCGGTGCGAGCGGCCCATTGCCCCGACGTAGATTGATTCTAAAATATTGGTCTTGCCTTGAGCATTTTGTCCGACGAAGATATTGAGGTTGTGTTTAAACTCTAAATCCAGTTTTGCATAATTGCGGTAATTATACAGGCTAAGGGCTCTAACCTTCATACTAACCTCTTATTCGGGGATTACTTTATACTTTCCAACCCCATCAATTTCGATAATATCGCCTGGGTAAACCTTTTTCCGCCGTTCGGTTACTGCTTTACCATTCAATTTTATCATATTATCCTCGATCATCGGTATAATTTGACCGCCGGTATCAATGATACCGGCCCATTTTAACAGTTGATCGATATTAATATGAGGGGTAGATATGGTTATATATTCCATACTTAAACCTCCGGAGAATTTCTAATTACTTATTAGCTTGTCCTAACTGGTGTAACGATATATATATAATTATCGTCATCAATTGGTTTTACGCAGGCCGGACTGAGCGGGGTATTTAAAGAAAATATCAAATCTTCGCTATCAATATTCTTCAAGATATCGGCGACATATTTTACATTAAAAGCAATATCTACCTCGTTACCTTCTATAGCAGCTTCAACAACTTCACATGCTTTTCCAATATCTGGGTTATTCGATGTTATGGTAACTGAGTTATTCTTAAAGGATAATTTTATAACATTGTAATCACTGTCGCGGGCCATTAATGAGACCCTTTCGACAGCAGCAAGTAAATGCTTAGTATTTAGCTTAACATTAGTTGCAAAACTAGGTGGTATTACTTTGTTATAATCAGGGAATTGGCCTTCAATTAATCTTGATATTATGTAAACATTTTCGTATTCAAAAGCTACTTGGTTTTTAAGCCAGTAGATTTTTACATCAACAGGAATCTCTGAAGTCATAATTCGACCTAATTCAGTGAGAATTTTGGCCGGAATAATCATCTTGACATCATTTGCGGCTTGTTCGCTGCGATCTTTTTTTAGGGCCAGGCGATGCGTATTAGTAGCAACCATTTTTATATTTTGGCCGCTGAATTCTACTAAACCGCCGGTAAAAATGGGTCTTGCCTCATCGTTTGCGCAGGCAAACACCGTCTTTTTGATAAGCTCTTTAAAAACATTATCTTTGACAATAATAAAGTTGTCACTTGTCAATTGTTTGAGAACAGGAAATTCTTCAGGCGGCAGGCTTAAAAGATTAAACTGAGCTGAACTAGCTGTTATTTTAATTGTCCGGTCTTCAGCTGAAGATGATATTTCTATCGTGTCGCCGGGCATTTTGCGAACCATTTCCTGAAAATACCGGCCAGATAATACTACAGCGCCCGGTTGCTCAACTTGGGCCTCAATTGTGCATTTTATGCCGACTTCATAATCTGTGGCATGAAGTTCAAGTTTATCGTTTTCAGCCAATAGATAAATACCGGTTAGTATCGGAAGCTGTGGCTTTGTGGCGACAGCTTTTTGCACTGTCTGAACAGCATGATTCAGTAATTCTTTATTGCAGAAAATTTTCATATAGTCAACCTCCGTTAAGGTTTTTGGGGAGACGGGTATATTATTACTATAAGAAGATAAGAATAAAAAAATAGTCGTAATAGTCGTAGGGCCTGTTGATATGTTGATAAATGCTATTAGGTTACAGTTATCAACATTGAGTAGTGTTAATAAATTGTCGATAACTATAATAGGGGTTATACACAAATCCACATATTTTTTCGGGGTATAAAGTTATCAACAAAATGTTGACAGCTTTATACCTGGGATGCCAACACAGTTATACACCATACAGCTGTTAATAACGGGGATAAGCGTTGAAAAGCTAGGTTTAGGCGCTTTCAATTCGCTTAATTAGTTCTTTTATAGTGTTATTAAGTTTGGCATCTTCAGCCCGCTCGCGGCTAATCTTGTCATAAGCGTGAATCACGGTTGTATGATCGCGCCCGCCGAACATTTCGCCGATGCGCGGCAATGATGTTTCGGTCATTTCGCGGGATAAATACATGGCGATTTGGCGGGGATAAGCAACATTGCGGGTTCGTTTTTTAGCCAGCAAATCGTCTATTCTGATTTTAAAATAGGAAGAGACGACTTCTTGAATGAGCTCCATTGTAATTTCCTTGGGCCGGCCATTCGGGAATATATCTTTCAAGGCTTCAGTAGCCAAATCAATGTCGATTGTCTGTTTAGTTAAAGAGGCGTAAGCCATTACTCTGATTAAGGCGCCTTCCAGTTCGCGAATGTTATTGTCGATACGGCTAGCGATAAAAACCATAACGTCATTTGGAACACTGAGGTTTTCAATCATGGCTTTTTTACGCAAAATAGCAATCCGCGTCTCAAGGTCAGGGGGCTGAATATCAGTAATAAGGCCCCATTCGAACCGGGATCGCAAGCGGTCTTCTAAGGTTTGGATTTCACGCGGCGGCCTGTCGCTTGAGATAATAATCTGCTTGTTAGCCTCGTGAAGAGTATTAAAGGTATGGAAAAATTCCTCTTGCGTATGCTCTTTTTTGGATAAGAATTGAATATCGTCGACGAGCAGGACGTCAATATTGCGGTATTTTTGGCGGAAACTTTCGGGATTGCCGTCGCGAATGGAATTTATAAGTTCGTTAGTAAATTTTTCACTTGATATATATACAACTCTTAGATGAGGATGAGTTTTTAAAATCCGGTGGCCAATTGCATGCATAAGGTGGGTTTTGCCAAGACCAACGCCGCCGTAAATAAAAAACGGGTTGTAGACCTGGGCAGGAGCTTCAGCTACAGCCAAAGAGGCAGCATGAGCAAACCGGTTGGCATTACCGATTACGAATGTTTCAAAAACATATTTAGGATTTAATACTGCAAGCGGTTCATCATGCGCAGCAGCAGCCGTACTAGTATTATCGGTTTTAGCTGACTGATTTAATGGAGTGATATTTGGAGAATTAGTCACAGGCTGGAAGGGTAATGATGGAGATGGCGGAAGGGGTTGGGTATTGTGGCAGGGTTCGTTATGTAGTTCAGGAGGAGCGCCAAAAATCTCTTCATTTTCCTGCTCTTTTTGGTCCTCGGTATCTAAGTTGGTAATTATTAAGGTTAAAGGCTTTTTGGTTACGCTTTGGACGGTATCTTGGATAATGGAGAAGTATCTTGATTCCACCCATTCTTTAATAAATCGCTTAGGGGTGCCGATCTCAAAGGTGGTTTCAGTAATTGCCAGCGGAACCATTGGTTTGAGCCAGGTATTATAGGTAAGGCTTGATAGCTCTTGCTCAAGTGTTTTCATTATTTGCTCCCATAGTGCCGCAAGTTGGATGGTGTCCATATTGTCCGTCCTTTCATGTAAATATCAACAAATTTAAAAAATAGTCGACATAAGTTATCCACATTGTTATCAACAGTTGTGCATAACTTATGAGAAAAAAGTAAATTTAATGAAAAAAAAATACAAAAGCAATTTTAGGGTGAACGGTTAAGCCTTGTATTTTAGCAACGCAATTAAAGTATAAGGTGTTGTGGATAAGTATGGGGATAAGTGGTGTTATGTGTGAATAACTAGGATGATTATGTTTATAAATTGCGTATTGTGTAAAATTTGTGGATATCTTGTCATGTTCTATATTAACAAAAGGTGCTATAGTTATCAACAGTTTTTTATACAAGCCCTGTGGATTGACCAAAATTATCCACAGCAAGTATGCATTCAAACAAGCAAATTCCTTGACACTGTTAAATGACTAGTCTATAATTTTAGTAGTTAAAATTAAATATTATTTTGGGTATTTCCGCTTTTAACGAGGAGGTGTTATAGATTATGAAACGTACTTACCAGCCGAATACTTTATGGAAAAAGAGAACTCATGGTTTCCGTGAGCGTATGAAAACAAAAGGTGGCCGTCTTATTTTAAAGAATAGACGTGCTAGAGGCAGAAAAAGATTATCAGCATAATAGGCCGCCCACAAAGTGGCCTATTTTTCACGCAGAAAACCTGAGAAACTTCACATTTACTTCGGCTTCCGCCAGCGTATGGCGAAAGCCGGTTTTCCAAATCAGGGATGGATTTATATAATGTACAAACTTTCTAAAGCTCACATACTAAAAAAGAACAGTAATTTCCAGACGGTATACCGTGTGGGAAAATCGTACTCTAACCGAATGATGGTTGTTTATGTGTTACCCCAAAAAGTCAGCGAGCGGAGAATTGGTTTTGCAGCCGGCAAAAAGCTGGGTAATGCAGTCGTCCGCAATCGGGTAAAACGTGTCTTACGTGAGGTTTATCGGCTTAATCAGCATAAACTTATTAAAAATGTTGATTTGGTGCTAATGGGGCGTCAGGCAATGGTTAAGGCTGATTCTGTATCGGCAGGCAAGGCCTTTCTCAACCTATGCGCCAAAGCCCGTATTTTGATCGAGTAGGTATTAGTGGTGAAAACAGCTCTTATATTAGTGATAAAATTTTATCGAATCTTTATATCGCCTTTAAAACCGCCTTCATGCCGGTTTGTGCCAACATGTTCAGAATACGCTATATTGGCTATTGAAAAATACGGGGCTATACGCGGCGGTGTAAAAGCTATCAGGCGCATAGTGCGCTGTCATCCTTTTAATCCCGGCGGCTACGATCCTGTTTAAGTGCATAGATTATTAATATTGTCCATTAATTACGAGGATGTGAGATTTTTTGTTCGACTATTTTATCGGGATGTTGCAAAGCATTCTTACCTTTTTCTATAACTTGACAGCAGGTATTGGCTTTGCTAACTATGGATTAGCAATTGTTTTAATGACTGTTGTCATAAAAATGGCACTTTATCCGCTTACCGTTAAACAAATAAAGTCCATGAAAGGCCTTCAGGTCGTGCAGCCCAAGATGAAGGAGCTGCAAGAGAAATATAAGAACAATCCCGAGAAACTGCAAAAGGAAATGGCTATTTTATATAAGGAGTCGGGCGTAAATCCTTTAGCCGGTTGTCTTCCGCTTATTGTCCAAATGCCGATTTTAATTGGTATTTTTTATGCGATTCGTGACTTCAATTATTTAAATACACCTTCATTTTTATGGATGACTGATCTGGCTATGGAAGATCCTTTATACATATTGCCAGTTTTAGCGGCTGTTACTACCTGGTATCAACAAAAGCAGACAACAACCGAGGTGACTCAGCAAAGTAGAATGATGATGATATTTATGCCGTTGTTCATCGGTTGGATAAGCACTACTTTCCCTGCAGGATTGGTTTTGTATTGGGTAATGAGCAATATTATTCAAATTGCTCAGCAGTGGTGGATGTACCGCGAACCGGCTGAAATCAAAGGGGAGGCTAATTAATACCATGAATTCCGTTGAGACGACCGGTAAAACCATTGAAGAAGCGGTAGAACTGGCTCTGACTCAGCTAGGTGTCGGAGCTGACCGCGTGGAATACGAAGTCCTGGAAACGCCTAGCAAAGGTTTTTTAGGATTTGGCAGCAGACCAGCTAAAGTTAAGGTAGTTGTAAAAAAGGTTGATCCGGTAGAAGTTGCGAAAGAATTTTTAAGAAATATTTTTGCGCAAATGGATTTAGCGGTAGAAATTACAGAAGTACCCAGTTCGGAAAATGTTACTTTCAACTTCAAGGGCGAAGAACTGGGAATATTAATTGGTAAGCATGGTCAAACACTGGATGCCCTGCAGTACCTTACTAACTTGGCGGCTAACAGGGATGCAGAGGAACGGATTAGAATAGTTCTCGATGTTGAGGATTACCGCAAGCGCCGGGCTGAAACCCTAAATCGCTTAGCGCTCAGACTTGCTGACAAGGTAAGACGCAGCGGTGAAAGAATTGCCCTTGAACCAATGAGTCCGCATGAGCGGAAAATTATCCATATGGCTTTGCAGAATGACCATCGGATTGTTACATATAGCGAAGGAGAAGAACCCTATCGCAAAGTAGTTATTGGTCCTAAAGGCAGATAGATAGTGTAAATGATTCTTCAGAAGTTTAGTACGTCAGATTTTGGTGCATGCTAAAACCCAGTAATAATATTATTACTGGGTTTAAATTCGTTATAAGCTGATTGCGGTTATATCGTACGGGAGGTTTGGCGAGTGGTACATGAGGATACAATCAGTGCAGTTGCGACAGCGCTGGGGGAAGGCGGTATTGGCATCATTAGAATGAGCGGCAGCCGGGCAATTGGCATTGCCGACAATATATTTCGCGGCATTAACGGTCGAAGGGCCAGTCAGATAAAGGCATTTCAAGCGGCCTACGGCAATGTCGCTGATCCTGAGACCGAGGAAATCATTGATGAGGTGCTTATTTTTGTTATGAAAGCGCCGCGTTCGTATACCCGAGAAGATGTTGTTGAAATTCATTGTCATGGCGGCGCGACCCCTATCCGAAAAATTCTCGATCTCACCCTACGGCAGGGAGCGCGGCTGGCTGAGCCCGGTGAATTTACAAAACGGGCCTTTTTAAACGGCCGCCTAGATTTAACTCAGGCCGAGGCGGTTATTGATATAATTAGGTCTAAAACTGACTCGTCTTTAAAAATGGCTGTCGGACAATTGTCGGGTGTGCTGTCGGCTAAGATTTCGGAAATACGGCATGATATTTTGCAGATGGTCGCTCATTTGGAAGCCGCCATTGATTTTCCCGAAGACGATATTGAAGAAATGGCAATTGAGGATGTCATCAGACGGGTAAGAGATACTATTGCCAAGGTAGATTATTTATTGGCAACAGCTCAAACCGGCAAGGTATTGCGGGAAGGCATGGCGACTGTAATTATCGGCAAGCCTAATGTCGGAAAATCGAGCTTGCTTAATGCCCTGCTTAAGGAAAAGCGGGCAATTGTTACCGATATACCCGGGACAACGCGTGATATTATTGAAGAGTATGTTAATATTCGGGGTATTCCTTTAAAGATAGTTGATACTGCGGGTATTAGAGAAACTTCCGATGTTGTCGAAAAAATCGGGGTAGAACGAGCCCGTGAATTTGTTGGCAAGGCAGATCTAATCTTGGTACTGCTCGATGCGTCGCAGACCTTGTCGATGGAAGACTGCCAGGTGCTAGACATGCTTAAAGGCCGGCAGGCAATCGTGCTGATAAATAAAAGTGATTTGCCGCAGGTTTTGGAAATGGACAAGGTTATCCAGCATGTAGCTGATAAAAAGGTTATTAAGATATCAGTGGCCGAGGGGGCCGGCCTTGATGAATTAGAACAGGCTATTGTTGATATGGTATATAGCGGCCAGGTTAAGCAGGGTGAAGGAGCGATTGTCAATAATGTCCGGCAGGCCAATTTGATTGAGCAGGCGGGCAAGCATTTGGGCGATGTTCTCAAAACTGCTGCTGCCGGAATGCCTCCTGACTGTATTGTAATTGATCTGCGTGCGGCGTGGGAAAAGCTTGGCGAAGTTACCGGTGACACTGTCGGCG from Veillonellaceae bacterium encodes the following:
- the gyrB gene encoding DNA topoisomerase (ATP-hydrolyzing) subunit B; this translates as MSINEDVTVNGNYGAGQIQVLEGLEAVRKRPGMYIGSTSARGLHHLVYEVVDNSIDEALAGYCDTIEVLIHQDNSITVTDNGRGIPVDMHETGKPAVEVVLTVLHAGGKFGGEGYKVSGGLHGVGVSVVNALSSYLQVEVKRDGKIHAIRFERGYTVLPLTITGTTETTGTKVTFKPDPDIFEETVYSFDTLKQRLRELAFLNKGINITLTDERNGQKETFHYEGGIISFVEHLNKTKDVLHASPIYLTGSRDTTLVEIAIQYNDSYVENIFSFVNNINTQEGGTHLSGFKIGLTRSVNDYARRLNLLKENDENLSGEDIREGLTAVISVKIQEPQFEGQTKTKLGNSEVRGIVDSILSEGLNEFFEENPAVTKKIIEKTIMASRAREAARKARELTRRKNALEVSSLPGKLADCSTKDPMSAEIYLVEGESAGGSAKQGRDRRFQAILPLRGKILNVEKARLDRILSNEEIRAMITAFGNGIGEEFDLEKSRYGKIIIMTDADVDGAHIRTLLLTFFYRYMQPLLEAGRVYIAQPPLYLVKKGRESWYLYSDEELDTLLARIGREGINVQRYKGLGEMNPEQLWETTMNPEGRTILQVKLEDAMVADEIFSILMGDKVEPRRKFIEEHAKDVKNLDV
- a CDS encoding DUF370 domain-containing protein, whose product is MFLHLGADTVIPLSDVIAITDFKSVRSSTNRNFIKHMREKKQVIDISSNHPKSFIVTDRGVYLSAISSLTLKKRAGNFAETGEEDDI
- a CDS encoding DUF721 domain-containing protein gives rise to the protein MQRLDQLLPLTIKKLGITKRYNAESAIYHWRKIVGDKIAANAKPLTVQRDLLLVAVSSSTWSHHLSMMKQDIINKINAFIGDNLIKDIRFQAGYLKDNQNQENAGQAGENEIKLHNIKLEATELKNVNDLVKSVGDADLQTKLKNIIKSDLKLKKARHNGKWHKCLDCSVLCPPEETFCFTCKLNHKQRIREEIYTILIENPWLGYSELRKHIDASFDDFKEVKNRLISALVNEISGEQNDRIKELTLVMLATGIQPEQITDALVNNTLKRFRRKNHVSASRS
- the recF gene encoding DNA replication/repair protein RecF; this encodes MKVRALSLYNYRNYAKLDLEFKHNLNIFVGQNAQGKTNILESIYVGAMGRSHRTNTDNELIRWQQPGGSIHLTFTRQDIENKLVFKFISNHNKEIILNGHTIKTRELIGHLNAVMFSPEDLMLIKGVPANRRKFLDSEISQASPSYYRNLLQYNRIVSQRNNLLKKIRENRAKAAMLETWDEQLALSAAIIIEKRQSALKKLAMLANLMHRKITNSRENLTISYLQSGITKPVDNLQEWYRQQMYENRSVDIARGSTSVGPHRDDLVFAVNGVNLRNFGSQGQQRTGVLAVKLAEIEFIKSETGEYPVLLLDDVMSELDASRREQLLSFIKDRIQTFITATEPKYFSEHKMGKYYSVVEGQVQQFDWK
- a CDS encoding RNA-binding S4 domain-containing protein, with the translated sequence MEYITISTPHINIDQLLKWAGIIDTGGQIIPMIEDNMIKLNGKAVTERRKKVYPGDIIEIDGVGKYKVIPE
- the dnaN gene encoding DNA polymerase III subunit beta produces the protein MKIFCNKELLNHAVQTVQKAVATKPQLPILTGIYLLAENDKLELHATDYEVGIKCTIEAQVEQPGAVVLSGRYFQEMVRKMPGDTIEISSSAEDRTIKITASSAQFNLLSLPPEEFPVLKQLTSDNFIIVKDNVFKELIKKTVFACANDEARPIFTGGLVEFSGQNIKMVATNTHRLALKKDRSEQAANDVKMIIPAKILTELGRIMTSEIPVDVKIYWLKNQVAFEYENVYIISRLIEGQFPDYNKVIPPSFATNVKLNTKHLLAAVERVSLMARDSDYNVIKLSFKNNSVTITSNNPDIGKACEVVEAAIEGNEVDIAFNVKYVADILKNIDSEDLIFSLNTPLSPACVKPIDDDNYIYIVTPVRTS
- the dnaA gene encoding chromosomal replication initiator protein DnaA, with the protein product MDTIQLAALWEQIMKTLEQELSSLTYNTWLKPMVPLAITETTFEIGTPKRFIKEWVESRYFSIIQDTVQSVTKKPLTLIITNLDTEDQKEQENEEIFGAPPELHNEPCHNTQPLPPSPSLPFQPVTNSPNITPLNQSAKTDNTSTAAAAHDEPLAVLNPKYVFETFVIGNANRFAHAASLAVAEAPAQVYNPFFIYGGVGLGKTHLMHAIGHRILKTHPHLRVVYISSEKFTNELINSIRDGNPESFRQKYRNIDVLLVDDIQFLSKKEHTQEEFFHTFNTLHEANKQIIISSDRPPREIQTLEDRLRSRFEWGLITDIQPPDLETRIAILRKKAMIENLSVPNDVMVFIASRIDNNIRELEGALIRVMAYASLTKQTIDIDLATEALKDIFPNGRPKEITMELIQEVVSSYFKIRIDDLLAKKRTRNVAYPRQIAMYLSREMTETSLPRIGEMFGGRDHTTVIHAYDKISRERAEDAKLNNTIKELIKRIESA
- the rpmH gene encoding 50S ribosomal protein L34, whose amino-acid sequence is MKRTYQPNTLWKKRTHGFRERMKTKGGRLILKNRRARGRKRLSA
- the rnpA gene encoding ribonuclease P protein component — its product is MMYKLSKAHILKKNSNFQTVYRVGKSYSNRMMVVYVLPQKVSERRIGFAAGKKLGNAVVRNRVKRVLREVYRLNQHKLIKNVDLVLMGRQAMVKADSVSAGKAFLNLCAKARILIE
- the yidD gene encoding membrane protein insertion efficiency factor YidD, producing the protein MKTALILVIKFYRIFISPLKPPSCRFVPTCSEYAILAIEKYGAIRGGVKAIRRIVRCHPFNPGGYDPV
- a CDS encoding membrane protein insertase YidC codes for the protein MLQSILTFFYNLTAGIGFANYGLAIVLMTVVIKMALYPLTVKQIKSMKGLQVVQPKMKELQEKYKNNPEKLQKEMAILYKESGVNPLAGCLPLIVQMPILIGIFYAIRDFNYLNTPSFLWMTDLAMEDPLYILPVLAAVTTWYQQKQTTTEVTQQSRMMMIFMPLFIGWISTTFPAGLVLYWVMSNIIQIAQQWWMYREPAEIKGEAN
- a CDS encoding protein jag, with translation MNSVETTGKTIEEAVELALTQLGVGADRVEYEVLETPSKGFLGFGSRPAKVKVVVKKVDPVEVAKEFLRNIFAQMDLAVEITEVPSSENVTFNFKGEELGILIGKHGQTLDALQYLTNLAANRDAEERIRIVLDVEDYRKRRAETLNRLALRLADKVRRSGERIALEPMSPHERKIIHMALQNDHRIVTYSEGEEPYRKVVIGPKGR